The following are encoded in a window of Arvicanthis niloticus isolate mArvNil1 chromosome 1, mArvNil1.pat.X, whole genome shotgun sequence genomic DNA:
- the LOC117719340 gene encoding vomeronasal type-2 receptor 116-like, whose translation MAKMFSLIVIFLILKLSFLFCFLSYPRCYWRTKDTENYRGDTEVDCFFFIYTKHGNVKNDYYSGNLHKQVPPMTIHLISSVYFAIEEINRNIYILPNISLLVDIQCNSLVDYVIRVWFLQNVKLIPNYYCKNQRRYLIVLTGPLWITSYKLGPILYFSRTPEIYCGYFHHLLSDQEQFPHLYQMSPKDTSLPLAIMSLAVHFSWNWVGLIITDDDHGIQFLSELRTEMKRNAVCLAFVTIITNDVILHRKMIHKYYHQIIMSSAKVVVVYGNKESPLQFTFMLWKSKNIQRLWVSVSQFDMITMTGDFMLNSMHGTLIFSHQQSEMSGFKQFIQTVYPSNYSNDISFAKLWWTYFKCSLPPPNCKTLKNCPTKTLFKWIFVPPLGMSMSESCFSLYNAVYAVAHSIHEMLLQQVDTCSENDGKLLEFNPWKMFSFLKTIKFVNPVGDLVNMNQNRKLDTDYDIFYITDFLKQYGLKMKIGRFSGHFQNGEQLFVSDEMIEWATDSKQMLALKCNVPCRPGLRKYFQEGKAVCCFDCYPCPENEISNMTDMDQCVKCPEDEYANTYQTNCLKKIVTFLDYGDPLGMALAGLALCFSALTAVVLCVFLKHRDTPIVKANNETLSYVLLISLIFCFICSLFYIGYPSMVRCILQQTIFAIVFTVAASTILAKTITVVLAFKITVPGRRLRWLLLSGAPNYIIPICTLIQMILCGIWLGTSPPFVDADLHTVHGHIIIVCSKGSAIAFYCVLGYMGSLALASFTVAFLARNLPDTFNEAKLLTFSMLVFCSVWITFLPVYHSTKGTAMVAVEVFCILASSAGMLLCIFVPKCYIILLRPQINSFYEFRKMQAKAKNIS comes from the exons GGTGCCACCTATGACCATCCACTTGATTTCCTCTGTTTATTTTGCCATTGAAGAAATCAATAGGAACATTTATATTTTACCCAACATTTCCCTACTAGTTGACATTCAATGTAACTCACTTGTGGATTATGTGATAAGAGTTTGGTTCCTTCAAAATGTGAAACTTATTCCTAATTACTACTGTAAAAATCAGAGAAGATATTTAATTGTACTTACGGGACCTCTATGGATAACATCTTACAAACTTGGACCAATCCTGTACTTCTCCAGAACTCCAGAG ATTTACTGTGGTTATTTTCATCACCTTCTAAGTGACCAGGAACAGTTTCCTCATCTCTACCAGATGTCTCCCAAGGACACATCTCTACCACTAGCTATCATGTCTCTAGCAGTTCACTTCAGTTGGAACTGGGTAGGACTGATCATTACAGATGATGACCATGGAATTCAATTCCTTTCTgagttgagaacagaaatgaagagaaacGCTGTCTGCTTAGCATTTGTTACTATTATTACAAATGACGTGATTTTACACCGCAAAATGATTCATAAATATTATCACCAAATCATAATGTCATCAGCAAAAGTTGTGGTTGTCTATGGAAATAAAGAATCTCCTTTACAATTTACTTTCATGCTATGGAAATCTAAAAACATTCAGAGACTCTGGGTCAGTGTGTCACAATTTGATATGATCACAATGACAGGAGATTTCATGCTTAACTCCATGCATGGGACACTTATTTTTTCACATCAGCAGTCTGAGATGTCTGGTTTTAAACAATTTATACAGACAGTGTACCCTTCTAACTACAGTAATGACATTTCTTTTGCTAAACTGTGGTGGACCTACTTTAAGTGTTCTTTGCCACCACCTAATTGTAAAACACTGAAGAACTGTCCAAccaaaacactttttaaatggatttttgtGCCACCCCTCGGAATGTCTATGAGTGAATCATGTTTCAGCTTATACAATGCTGTGTATGCTGTGGCCCACTCAATTCATGAGATGCTTCTGCAACAAGTAGACACATGCTCAGAGAATGATGGAAAGTTACTGGAATTTAACCCTTGGAAG ATGTTCTCTTTTCTGAAGACCATAAAATTTGTAAACCCTGTTGGAGACCTGGTAAACATGAACCAGAATAGAAAACTGGATACAGACTATGATATTTTCTATATCACGGATTTCCTAAAACAATATggacttaaaatgaaaataggaaGATTTTCTGGTCATTTTCAAAATGGTGAACAACTGTTTGTGTCTGATGAAATGATAGAGTGGGCTACAGATAGCAAGCAG ATGCTAGCCTTGAAATGTAATGTGCCTTGCAGACCAGGACTCAGAAAATACTTTCAGGAGGGAAAGGCTGTCTGCTGTTTTGATTGTTACCCCTGCCCAGAAAATGAAATTTCCAACATGACAG ACATGGATCAATGTGTGAAGTGTCCAGAGGATGAGTATGCCAACACTTATCAAACTAACTGCCTCAAAAAGATTGTGACATTTCTGGATTATGGAGACCCCTTGGGAatggctctggctggcttggCTCTGTGCTTCTCTGCTCTTACAGCTGTTGTCCTCTGCGTCTTCTTGAAACACCGAGACACTCCCATAGTCAAGGCCAATAATGAAACTCTCAGTTATGTCCTACTCATCTctctcatattttgttttatctgttcCTTGTTCTATATTGGTTATCCCAGTATGGTCAGGTGCATCCTGCAGCAGACAATATTTGCCATTGTGTTCACTGTGGCTGCCTCTACTATCTTAGCCAAGACAATTACTGTAGTGCTAGCATTTAAGATCACTGTTCCAGGAAGAAGATTGAGGTGGCTGCTGCTTTCAGGGGCACCTAATTACATCATTCCCATATGCACCTTGATCCAAATGATTCTCTGTGGAATATGGCTGGGAACTTCTCCACCATTTGTTGATGCTGATCTACACACGGTACATGGACACATCATCATTGTTTGCAGCAAAGGTTCAGCGATTGCCTTCTACTGTGTCCTGGGATACATGGGCTCTCTGGCTCTAGCCAGTTTCACTGTGGCTTTCCTCGCCAGGAATCTGCCTGACACATTCAATGAGGCCAAGCTCCTGACGTTCAGCATGCTCGTGTTCTGCAGCGTTTGGatcaccttcctccctgtctaccacagcactAAGGGCACGGCTATGGTTGCTGTGGAGGTCTTCTGTATCTTGGCCTCCAGTGCAGGGATGCTTCTTTGCATATTTGTCCCAAAGTGCTACATTATTTTGTTGAGACcacaaataaattctttttatgaGTTTAGAAAAATGCAAGCTAAAGCTAAAAATATCAGTTAA